A single Rhopalosiphum padi isolate XX-2018 chromosome 4, ASM2088224v1, whole genome shotgun sequence DNA region contains:
- the LOC132929078 gene encoding 5-demethoxyubiquinone hydroxylase, mitochondrial encodes MKMVVPKMTFSRIIFQRGLHGANKKLDSLIRVNHAGELGADRIYAGQMAVLGNSSVGPKIKEMWEQEKLHRNKFEQLIIKNRARPSLLFPLWHCAGYVLGAGTALMGPKAAMACTVAVETVIVEHYNDQLRDLMDDPEADKELLETIKKFRDEEQEHHDCGIDHGAEQAPCYDSLTKVIKTGCKVAIEIAKRV; translated from the exons ATGAAAATGGTTGTACCAAAAATGACATTTTCTAGAATTATTTTCCAAAGAGGATTACATGGTGCTAACAAAAAATTAGATAGTCTCATAAGAGTTAATCATGCTGGAGAACTGGGAGCTGATCGTATATATGCAGGACAGATGGCAGTATtag gAAATAGTAGTGTAGGTCCAAAGATTAAAGAAATGTGGGAACAAGAAAAATTACATAGAAACAAGTTTGAACAgcttataatcaaaaatagagCGCGACCATCATTGCTATTTCCTTTATGGCATTGTGCTGGCTATGTACTTGGAGctg GTACAGCACTTATGGGTCCTAAAGCTGCTATGGCTTGTACTGTTGCTGTAGAAACCGTTATTGTAGAGCATTATAATGATCAACTAAGAGATCTGATGGATGATCCCGAAGCCGATAAAGAGCTTCTTGAAACTATTAAAAAGTTTAGGGATGAAGAACAAGAACATCATGACTGTGGTATTGATCACGGAGCTGAGCAAGCTCCATGTTATGATTCATTAACAAAAGTCATTAAAACTGGTTGCAAAGTAGCTATTGAAATAGCAAAAAGAGTGTGA